The region ATTTTCTGAAATATTTAATGAAAAAAACTCCCACTTGTTGAATTTCTGaaatatttaatcaaaaaatGCCCAGCATCTCACATGCGTATATTGGTGATGCATGTAGTGATTGAGAAAAAGTAAATGTATATGGTGATGTTGGTGTTTAATAATTTGTTAATGAGatgagagggagagggagaagtAAGACTAACCATATATTCAAAATCCTATTTACAAAATGATCCAAAGAATCATTTTCCTAAGCTTAGTGGCCTAATTGGCATTGGCAAAGAAAATAgacaaaaaaatatatagttGGATGCCATACCAGCTCTATCATATCATCTTGTATTGTATTGCATGTTAAGTTACCGATTTGCCATGTGCAGGTTGTGACAACTCTAGCAACCTCCTTCCATGCCTTGAAGCCTCTCAAAGTTCCTGCATCAGGTTATTCTTTTTAGAAAGGAAATTTTCAAAGGAGATTGTCAAAGGAGAATTTAGTCATCATGGGTTTCTTTTAATGTTGTAcatgttttgttttctataacaaATCTTATGAAATATTAGTAATGTGTTACATTtacttactattggaatgattatttgtatttgatatattaatgcaatgaattatcttttattgtttatggtatcttattttgtattatgagatttttaatgtgttatttaatttgaaaattagtaaagctgtcaaaaatatataattttagaaacatttaaaattatgacacacAAATATGCGTGTCTTCTTTCTTTATGACATGggtttccttgatacgcattgtgtgtcatacaaacacgtgtcgtaaggttacgacacacaaatgtgtgtcgtcttcctttatgacagggccttctttgatacgcattgtgtgtcgtaaatgcgcgtcgtctatctcGTTATGgcagggtcttccttgacacgcatttgcgtgtcgtctgagcgttttacgacgcgcattgcacgtcgtaaaagactatttttctagtagtgatgggTCAATTTGAATAAATTATCcgatattttttcttttttcgtaaataaaaattaatttgggactagaCCGTAAAATGACCCAAAACTTtaggacttttctggagatttcccctaaacatatcataacattgtATCACATAATTAACCATATAGCTAAAATTTAATAGCAATTTGCGTTAGAATGTATTAGCAAAATAATAGTACCCCTTCAGTTTTCACTGTTGAAAATTGTAGTGTTCATGCGTTCTTACTATTCTCTAAGGATATGAGAATCCATATGTAATGTTTTGTTTTCAAATATGAGCATCATCTTCCTTGTTCGTGGAACAATCCGATTTACCTTCCTATATTTGAAAAGGACCTATTGGTGGATGCTCATTGATGTTGTTTACCCCTTTTGCTAAGTGTCTGAGATGCTAAACAAAGCATCACTATCAAGCATAAATGGTATTCTCGTTAACAAACACATTTCCTAATTAAGAAGTGTGTTTGACATTACACCTACACTGACAGACATATGTGGTTTTCGGAATGGCCGGTGCAACTCCTCAAATTTAAAGCACATTGTAATTTTTTTCGGAAATTTTCCAGGATCCCACCCTTAAAATCATGTGTCACCCCTGAAGTTTTATCATGCGTCCGCCACTGtctaattatataaaataaacttaatgGGATTTATTATGAAAAAAAGTGTAAAGTCATAGTAACCTAAATAAACTTAaaatcatctctctctctctctaaaatcatctctctctctctctctctctctctctctctctctctctctctctctctctctcatatgtaGATACGACTTACGGATCTACGTTGATTTAATATTTGAAAAACTAAATCCTATCCTAATAGCAATAGAGTAGTATTTTCAAAATTATTAGAGtccaacttttaaaatactaaaaaaaattCTTAAATTGTAATGTATCTACATTATCCTTTTATCTTATTTACCTGATCCTCCTTTTAATTTACAtatcatatataaaaaaatttgtttatataaaatttttaaaaataaaaaacatgattTCCAGTGTTATAACCTAATAACTACATACATAATTTGAATACGTTTATTGGAATTTCTAATAATTGGCACATTGAATATTAACGCATATTTATCACGTATAGTGAAGTAGAaaagttgattttttttaaaggCTGAGTAAAAAAGTTGATATTAACACAATTTCCCCAATTAACTTGCTTTCTTCAATTGCTTCCTACTTACCGCTTAGTGCTAGATCGCAACACAAGCTAACCATTCTTTGGTTTAATTTCATCAAACCCTTCAATTCTCAAGTATCTCTCTTTAAAAacgattttctcttttttttctctAGACTCTTCTTGTAGAAAAACAAGAATAGGACTCAAAGCTTACATACCAACTGTCCCATTTAACATAAGTACATAACATGTGTACCAAACACCTCATATCACATACTGAAATTACTAGTTTTAGggatatataaaaaaatacatgGTTTTTCATCTAAGTAATCTATCATTAATGTCGGTTTCCTGCTTCCAAAATATGGGTGTTATACTAACATAACACCCATTTTTTGGAAGATAGTATTTCACAAAATTTCGGCATGTCCTTTACATAAAGTCATCCATTCCCAAAAGAATCCAACATGTTTTACACTTGTAATTAAAGActattacaaacatttacatttcTAAACTATATATTTACATGCAAACCACTCAACAAAATCTCCCATAAATACAATTAATACCTTCCGTAAAATGATCATCTTCTTAAAGCATGAGATCAACATGAGATTATCAAACACTTGCTGTGTCATCATTTGCTTGTTGTCTTTATTAGTTCTCAGATTTGTACCTGAAACACACGTCGATAACACAATAAATACAGGCATCATGTAACATAAAACATCAAGATCTCTAATTATTAAGATCTCTCTATCATATATctaatcaaaatcaaaataattatCAACTCATGTAAACGAAAGTGATAACAAAGCATGACTTACATCCATTTACAACTGTATCTTTtctctttcctttcttgttacaACCTTATTTATTTTCCCAATCAGATCGTTATATTGTATTTGGTCTTTTGACATAACAAATCACACATATAGGCACACACGTAAAGCAACAAATTTGGTACTTATGTGAATATTCTAGATAACGCACGTTTAACTTTGTCTTTGGATGAACTACTTATGTTCTATTATGTCGCTTTTTAAATCTAAAAAACCCCAAAGTTACAACTTAAAGGGTTATAAACATTCAACACCATATCAATATACCCATTTAAAAACAACACAAAACAATCAAACAAAAAGGATGCAAACGAGATAAACCAAAAAAACATGAAACTTAGTCAACACTTTTGATATTACTCTCTATTACTTCTTGCAATATATGATATTTAACATATATAATTATAAGGTATGAAACCATAAACTATACTAATTTTATCAAGCATGAAAAAGCTAGAACTTGCAAAGATTCAAAACGCCTCCCGAATGACTTCAAATGAATTCAATCCGACACAAAGCAGAGGCACGGAGGAACTTTAATAACTTGTTACGAATATTAGGATTGATTTTATGAGCATTTATGCTCAACTTCTCCAAATGAAACGATTGTTCCAACATATACCTGATCAAGGGGAGCTCTTCTTGTGTGATAGCTTCTTTGTTGAGTATTTTGATTTCTTTCATTTTATGCCGCAAACAATCTGGAGGATCTAATAGTGGGTCCCAGTTCATGTTAAATGGATGTTGTTCACGCGGAAAAGGTACAAGTCCCTAGTGAATGATGATAAacaaataaataccaataattagcCATTGGAAAGCAAAGAAAGTGTTGCGTACACAAAAACTTACATCCATAAAGGTAATACGCTCTAGATTAGGCATTTTGTCAAAAAGAGTTGGCAACAAAAGCCAGCCAATACGAGAGTCAAGTCCAATCACAAGTTTGACCAAGTTTTCGAATATGCCTATGGTTACAGCATCCGCATTGTGGAGAGCCTGTATAAAACAAATAGAGTCATAGGATATATCTAAAATGAGCATAATTAAATGCACAAGGTAATGTTTGTGTACTATTGAATGTAATTAGTAGTTATGGTTTAGGATTAAAATAATAAGCGAAATATCTTAAATGGATAGAGAAAGATACCGTTAATGTTGAATCAGTCAAGGTCAATAATTTGACCGATGATAGGGTTGGAAGAAGATATTCAGTATTGCGAACAGCTGGGGTGTTCATGTAAACTTCTACAAGAGACATCAACGGATTTGGAAAAGTGTAGTGTGCTGAAATTACATCCACAATGTACATGTATTCTAGGTTAGGAGCATCAATGACAGCTTTATAATCTCCATGAACACACAGTGAAAATGATATCCTTAATCTCTTTAAAGAAGGCGATGAGACCTTAAAAACCTCCAAATTGTCTGAGGAACCGATTACCTGTCTCTCCACAAACAATTCTTCTAAAACAGGACACCCTGAAATCAGATTTGTTAGTGATTGATCGCCAGAATAAACAATGGATACCAGATTGATTTTCTTCAGACAAGGAAAAAGCAACTCATCTTCAGGCACATCTAAAACGAACTCTCCTCTCAAAGTTAACACAACGAGTGCATTGCAACTCCTAAACAAATTCCAACAGAACTTAACCCTAAATCTATCAGCGGGAAACCTAAGTTCAATTTCTTGAACCTTAAATTTAACAACAGCACAAAGCCACTCATAAACACGATTGTAATCGCAGTTCTTTGAACAGTAAAGATAGAACCTATTAGTACGCATAACACCTCGAACAGCAATGACTTGATCAACTGAATCGTGAAATTTCTTCACTTCTTCAGCTGACCAACAAAAGGGCATAACGAAACGGAGATTTGGGAGAAACGCCCAGATGTCCTTCCACCTGTTCGACAAAATGCGTGTCCGATTCGCATCAGCTTCTGGGAGAAATGAGAGGATGTGTGTGAGTAGTGCGTCTGGCAATGTGCTTATGATATCTTGTTCTTCTTTGATTTCCGAATGCCTATGCCGTTTGGACATAGCGCAAAGTTCGATTTTTTGAGGAAATGAGAATTGGGATTCTAATTCAAaacaaaattctagggttttgaatTGGGGGTTTTAGGATTTCTTTTGCCTGTTTAAATGTCCAGGGGAGGTTTTGTTGTTGACTGGATACAATTTCTTTTGCCTATTTAAACTAGAAAATGTTTGACTTTTCAAAGAAATATAATGATATTAGTTGGTCAGTATTCTATTTTTAACATAACATTAATGGTTTATTTAATAACAAAAGTTTAAAATTAGGTGGTATGATAAATTTACACATCCCACGGTTACCAATGGTAATTGAAAAACATTTAACTCATAACTGTAagtcaaaacttagtgagttccttcAAAGTACCACACACCACAATATACATATAATGCATGTATATACatgagccttcagtctgactggaccgcctcgcgaGGCCTACAATACTCATTGATCACTCACCTGCGCCTCTACCCATCTCATGCCTACAACATACAGTTGATCCGCACCCAACCTACATCATACAACTGGCccacacaaagtaggaccgcctcaacccaccacctgatatgtcgacatatatattAAACAAACAATCAAATAAGAGCATAAACATACTCAAGTATTTACACTAGTCTACGTGTCTAAAATCTAACTACAGTATACCATACCTCATACAGTACTCTATATCACTACTGGCAGATCATTAATGAATGCATAGCTATATGTAAGCAGAGGTGAGATAGACAGTTGAACATGTGATCATACTCTAgtgccacaaccaaacaaggaacgggcAAGAAAGCCTAAATCAAGAGTTCTCAGGTTCTCCTACATGACTGCATACAACCCTTATGCCACTCAACTAGACGATCACCAACCTCTGGTACTCGAACCAGCATACTACtactcttagtgagttcccccaaagtaccaccacacaacatataatcaaacacataacgggtccacaacctcttggttggattacccctggcccacaacctttcggttggCTTGCCCCATACATAACGGGTgcacaacctcctggttggattacccctggcccacaaccttcTGGTTGGAATACCCCGGTTGGTTGACTGATAGCACAAAGCAGTACGGTCTCAATCCTACCataccatgtcgacatatacacaaCGAATAACATATATCCagcaacaaataatcatataaccagCTAACAAACTAGCAGGCAGATCCATAAATCACTATCATATAGCAAcaccctatataccaggatacattaTGCAACaccccaaaaatacagtccaaaaattttgtttcaaatcattttaaaatcataGTAATCCAATCATCACATAAAATCATAAGTGGtaatatctcaaaacatcatgtaAAAACACTGtatccaaataatatattaaaacatcagagtaaatcctCCCAGGCTAAAAtgttgtggtgtgtgtcatgcagtcatcccgagctcttccctataccagcggaagtacctgaaaccaaaactgaaaactgtaagcacgaagcttagtgagtctccccaaactaccacatatcatataacatgcaGCTAGGatatacgggcctcacccacactcaaggagatacgggcccctgcCTACACTCGGCcgactatgagatacgggcctcgcccacactcagctggctaggagatatgggcctcgcctacGCTCCTCTATATGGGAGATACGGGACCCCGCCCAGACTCCGCTAActaaacatacatacaagtatcacgcagacaaccaGTATAACCATAATCTACTAATTCATATTCATACTCAGATAATACTAAGATACGGGTTGTGCCCACACCTAGCTACTAATCATAAACAAGTCTAAGATATGGCCcctgcccacacttagctactaattATAAACAAAtctaagatacgggccctgcccacacttagctactaaccatcatacatactctacatgggtcggcattggtgccttcgacccgttcctactgaaggaaactcacctcataagcTAACGGTGAAATCTAGTGTGAGAAATCTCTGacggctgctccaacgactccccagctatcattatcacaataacacttagtcaaaaattGATAATCCTTCTTAAggtaaaaataccatttttcccctaatcaaagtcaacattctggtcaaagtcaacgctctgggttgacctcaactcgccgagttgatttattaactcgtcgagttctataaaTCAAAAACCCTGAAAtcgtgatccaactcgtcgaatcatccccctgactcgtcgagttccttggcTACTCATAGTCGTGATTaagcgagtcaactcgtcgagttctaccatATTCATAATCGGGAAAAATCGcctcaaatcgtcgagttcctctatggtctcgacgagttcctctgtctgtttgggccatcttaagGATAAAGCCCAtacacttcagatctaagcttcttgTTTCCCATACACACCGAAAACGTactttttaagggtaaagtttccaactttacccgttaatacccTCATTTGACGGTTTTGGCTCAAACCTTAACTCTCTAGAACttagatcttggtccacaagtCATCCATACTCCAAACTAAAGCTCTTAAACAGATATCTAGGCCTTAGACATCATTTGAACACATAAAGCTTCAGCTTTTTCCTCCATTCATGGCCTTTAGGGggttaaaaggccaaaatgacatctTAGAGCTTGCATGGGGGCtccaatggcataaagtttgcacctttatgccataacaaCCCTTAATGATTCCAGATTTGAGGGTATCCTCACTTGGGATGTCCATATCCCAAGgatcaagcttcttggaccaaaaacccagtAAAGTGaaaataaggagatctaagaaGCTATTAGccaagttagagacttgattactaGAAAATGATGAGCATGGAAGGAAGTCTCTGGATCTACTATCTTCTCTTGAATCCtttagcttcttcttcttccacaagcttcacgaACACACAAGGATCACTCAAAATGGCTTACAAGCTCACAAATGCATTAGGGTTTCTGAAACTAGGGTTTggaacttggaggctggaaatgaggtcagcaagtggggattaggatgcttaaatagggtgcaaaaccccaaaattagggtttcatcctggcatccctactcgtcaagtcaaggctctcgactcgtcgagtaggtgactTAAAATCCCGCGGCCATTCTGGTTTCTACTCGACCAGTTTtaggctcccaactcgtcgagtaactctacaaaagtgaataaattataattaaatgcgTACCGGGAACCAAGTGTTACACATAACTAAAGgggacgacattggtgccttcgacccgtaagaacagtgaggaaactcacctctcagtcggAATGCCAACTAAATAAAACTCTACTCTGAAAATCTGCTCAATGATCACataaccaaaaccaaaaccaaaacctaaTCTTTAATTAACAActcaaatacccaaaatacccatatGTCAACTTGGTAAAAACTTTGGTCAAAGGTCAAGGTTAGCGAGTCAACCCAGTCAAGTCAGCTCaggcctcgtacgcggggcgtacttgagCCTTGATCGAGATCAGGCAGCTAACCTCGTACACTCGGCGTACGTATCGAAGTCTCACTTTCCACATTAAGAGCTTAATTCTTTGACTTATTACGTCCAAATATAGATCTAATGCCAAAATGCTaataagagtcataaagtttccaactttttaACTTTGCATGCTCGgtaagtgcttaatacacaaaatcaGAACTTCTTAACACCTTAAGACTTTCTAGAGCATGCATGGGGAAAAACTAAGCATCAATACTGTATTTTATGACTAAATACCCCTCATTAGGTCTGAAAGGGCGTCTTAATCAATTAAGAGCCTGCCATACTCAAGAATCATCATAGTTGGGACCAAAAATGCTCCAAATGAAGAAAtggctagatctacaagataaGATGGTCAAGcatggagctttttacctcctggaGGCTGCTAGCAAGGAGAGAATCCCAGATCTAAGTTGCTCCCAAGCTTCAATGTCTTCCCACCACCTTCatcttcttaaaaaataacacCAAAACACAAAGATGAGCTCAAGATGCACTATACTCACTTAGGGTTAACAAGAAGACGTTTTCTCAAGTAGAGGCTGATGAGGGAATGAGAAATGAGGTGATAATGATGCTTATAtgtggaccaaaccctaaaaatcagggTTTGAGGTTTTATcacgtacgccctgcatactaggGCCCTCCTCACTACGCCAATCATAcacaaattacgcccagcgtactaacaCTTTGGCTAAAATCATCAAAATGCCACTATGGTTCATTCTTGCAATCTTTCTCAAGCATAAGGGTCCAAATGCAATATTCCTTCATACTTAGTGTTAAAACTGAAAATAcatcatcatcgggatgttacaaaagtaGTCAAAAGTCAACGGCCAATGGTGAACAAAATTGAATAGTCAACCAGGTCAATTGTCACACGACGTAGAGACCTCTTGGCCATGTCGTGGACATGTTAGGACAAAACAGTCCACATGCAGGACCTCGCCACATCGTGACAATCTCTTGGCCATGTCGTGGATCCTGACAAAATGTCATATTctacattaagtgcttaatccttacatatataaacccataacttcagatctagtgtaTTTTATTGACTAAATcgataaagtttacaactttatccattaggaatcCATCACAAGGCAAGATCTACAATTCTATgtccaataagtccttaatgtGACCCAAACTTGTGCATGAACACAAGATGACTCCAAACATGGCTCTTTTCTCAATCATCATAAGCTTAGAGACCATGAGAGGACCATAACAAGCTttggagttcctcaaactccaagtgCATCCGTGGAAGGGAccaaaaatacccaaaataatccCAAACTTGAATCTAGAAAATGAAATGCTaggttatgaactttatacctcaaataactcataAATCAAAAGAGAATGATGGATCCAAACCAACTCCTTGCTTCCTTACACTAGTGTGAACTTCCTTCTACCTCAAGCTTCACCACAATCCAAAGAATAAGCTACAAATCAATAAGATAGGCTCTCAAACATGCATGAAGGCTAGGATTTCATGTTAATGGATTGAAGGTTGAAGAGCATGCCCCAATCCTTCAGGTTAGGGGCTTAaatatggatgaaaccctaaaaatcataggCTTGGGCTGTAGCCGTTGCCACGTCGTGACATCCTTCTTGCCACGTCATGGTGGCCATCCAATGTACATATTTTGAAATTGCAATGCATCGTCGTGGTACTCTATTCTCCATGTTGTGGCACAAGGTTTTCCCCAAAAACCTCACCTTTGATCCCTCAAGCCCTGAACTGATCTATTCTGGAAAAAGGGTGTTACATTAAACCCAAGTCAAACCAAGTTTTCTATGACCAACGTATGAAAAAGTGAGGAAATAAACTTAGTTAATGTTTTGGAGCTACAACTAATTGATCTCATTTACTGTTTGGaagtaaaattatacttttagaaGCTTAAAGTTTATTATCATATACTTTTTGTAGCTTCATAGTTTCTGTCTTATCATATACGTGAGATAGTATGATGTATTAATctctaccctatatatatatatatatatatatatatatatatatatatatatatatatatatatagcttgtttaagttgcaatatatatatagttttgttcttttgagttgtatgtttgatattaatataaatgaataatAAACTTGGTGAATTGGATACAATTTCAAAATTACATACAATGTCAAAGTTCATTGTCATTGATGGTTGGTTTTATTTATGTAGAAAATATGAATTTGCGTTGTTTGAGTTGCAAATAGAAAAAATGGTAAAATATTcattttaatcattcaacacaaccAGTCAGATGTAGATGCAATCATACTTCATACCAATCAGGCCTCGAACTCAGTTAGATCTAACTCAATCAACAACTATCAAATAACCTCTTACCAAGTTTCATCCTACTTTTAAATTTTATAGCTCCACTATCATATAAATTCCATAGCTCTATTATCACGATATTTTCCCGATTAATACTCTTAAAAGAGAAAGTTAGTGATGATCCGTCTACTAAATTTTAGCATGATTATAGGATTGAATGTCAAATTCATAAACAGATTTGATGGAATATATGCGCTTGAAAAAAAACGTCTCATTCCGAATAGATGGTGTAATGGTGTGTGGGAGTGGGAGTGGGAATGGAGAGAGTTGGTGTGCGGTAGTGTCGAAGCTGACCAACTCACGGTTTCATAGGTTGTCTCACACGTTTCTTATCGATTTCATACCTAGACACACGCCTGTGGGAGGGGGCGGACACACTTAGTGTCTTGGGGCGGCAAGGGAAACTACTCAATTTCATcctaaaagtgtaaaattttgTAAATCTATCACAATTTCATCAGAAATCTCTCAGGAATCCGTTAGAAATATGTCACAAAGTTCGATAAGTGtaaattttgtatatttttgtCGGTAAACCTTTTAGTGATGAATTTTGTGACGGGAAATTAGCGTCGCAAATGAGGTTTTTCTTCTAGTAGTGCAACTCCTAAAAAATTTGTGCAACCCCAAATATTTTTTTCTGCATCCGCCGTTGTGTGAGATTTAAGTCCTATAGATATATTTTACAATCGCTTGTACGAGATAGTACATTGGTGAGGTTACTTTAGGGGTGGAGATACACAAACTCGTTGGAATTGAATCGCTCATGTTAAGGTTAATATCTTAATGTGGACGGTGGTTCTTAATATAGTCCCGACTAGAAGAAATTTGGAGTATAAAGGTGGAGACACTCCTTCTACCTTGTGTCCCATTTATggaaaaaatatagaaaatattAACCGCTTGTTTTTTAAAGTATGAAGTTTCTAATCAAGTGTGACTTATGGTGTATAAATAGACAAACCATCATTTTCCTCTTATACAAACGAATCAAGACTTGCTGAAGTGGATACATAATGTGTCACTAGTGTTGGAGAATAAGAGAGCATTAGATGTTATTTTTATGGCTATTATATAGGTGTTGTGGTCGTATCAAAATGCGGTGATGTTTGCTACTAACATGGTAAGAATGTGAGAATTTGCGTGTAAATATTTAGGTTAAGTATGAGCATGATACTTTACTCTCTATttgaacaatatgatttatctttaCTATACTTAGCAAACATTCAGGTGTTATGGTGTTAAATGAAGTTGTTTTTCTTTCGGACGAGTGTCGTAAAAGTTAAAACAAATCATCATTTTTCCATATCGAGGCACACTAGACACTTTTGTAAACAAATGCATTTCCTAATTAAGATATGTGTTTGACGCTACACCTCATTatctaaaataatttaaaatatattttgttattaATAAGGTACCCCGTCCTCCTTCAGATATCTCAGGATAGATTATTAGGTATAAGGGGTGCT is a window of Lactuca sativa cultivar Salinas chromosome 1, Lsat_Salinas_v11, whole genome shotgun sequence DNA encoding:
- the LOC111914923 gene encoding F-box/LRR-repeat protein At4g14103, whose product is MSKRHRHSEIKEEQDIISTLPDALLTHILSFLPEADANRTRILSNRWKDIWAFLPNLRFVMPFCWSAEEVKKFHDSVDQVIAVRGVMRTNRFYLYCSKNCDYNRVYEWLCAVVKFKVQEIELRFPADRFRVKFCWNLFRSCNALVVLTLRGEFVLDVPEDELLFPCLKKINLVSIVYSGDQSLTNLISGCPVLEELFVERQVIGSSDNLEVFKVSSPSLKRLRISFSLCVHGDYKAVIDAPNLEYMYIVDVISAHYTFPNPLMSLVEVYMNTPAVRNTEYLLPTLSSVKLLTLTDSTLTALHNADAVTIGIFENLVKLVIGLDSRIGWLLLPTLFDKMPNLERITFMDGLVPFPREQHPFNMNWDPLLDPPDCLRHKMKEIKILNKEAITQEELPLIRYKSEN